Proteins co-encoded in one Corylus avellana chromosome ca9, CavTom2PMs-1.0 genomic window:
- the LOC132192120 gene encoding 29 kDa ribonucleoprotein A, chloroplastic: MSTTASSLALPSLTHKTVFLCNPKPTSLSLFSLSLSPLRLHCKPISVSASFLHSAPALSSRFVRNVSVSSEYDQEEELLSDRDQVRFSPDLKLFVGNLPFNVDSAQLAGLFESAGNVEMVEVIYDKTTGRSRGFGFVTMSTAEEGEAAAQQFNGYELEGRSLRVNSGPPPPRREESSFRSPRGGGGSSNRVHVGNLAWGVDDLALENLFSEQGKVVEARVVYDRESGRSRGFGFVTYNSAEEVNNAIESLDGVDLNGRALRVSAAEARESRPRRQF; encoded by the exons ATGTCTACCACAGCGTCTTCTCTAGCCCTCCCGTCGCTCACCCACAAAACCGTTTTCCTCTGCAATCCCAAACCCACTTCGCTTTCTCTCTTCTCGCTCTCCCTTTCTCCTCTCAGGCTTCACTGCAAGCCCATTTCCGTTTCTGCTTCGTTTCTTCACTCTGCGCCGGCCCTGTCCTCTCGGTTCGTCCGGAACGTTTCCGTTTCGTCTGAGTACgaccaagaagaggagctcttgagcGATAGAGACCAAGTCAGATTCTCTCCTGACCTTAAACTCTTTGTGGGTAATCTTCCTTTCAATGTGGACAGTGCTCAGCTCGCCGGGTTGTTCGAAAGCGCTGGAAATGTCGAAATGGTCGAG GTGATTTATGACAAGACGACTGGAAGAAGCAGAGGATTTGGATTTGTTACCATGTCTACGGCTGAGGAGGGTGAAGCTGCTGCTCAACAGTTCAATGGCTAT GAACTTGAGGGAAGGTCATTGAGGGTAAATTCTGGGCCTCCTCCACCTAGAAGGGAGGAATCCtcctttagaagtcctagaggTGGGGGAGGTTCTTCCAACCGTGTTCATGTGGGCAACCTCGCATGGGGTGTTGATGATTTGGCACTTGAGAATTTGTTTAGTGAGCAAGGAAAGGTTGTGGAAGCGAGGGTGGTTTATGATAGGGAGAGTGGTAGGTCAAGAGGTTTTGGTTTTGTAACCTACAATTCTGCTGAAGAGGTCAACAATGCTATTGAATCCTTGGATGGTGTC GACTTGAATGGCAGAGCTCTACGAGTCAGTGCAGCGGAAGCCAGGGAATCTAGGCCAAGACGTCAATTTTGA